In Sphingomonas sp. G-3-2-10, a single window of DNA contains:
- a CDS encoding AMP-binding protein: MVKLTELTRYADAQAHADMTALWDLFDGDRDVLNIANECITRHADGSGRPAVRIAHADGRDEILSFDAISAGAARFAHWLDANGIVPGDRIAFMLEPSLPFYVCLFGAMQTGAISVPLFTLFGPDALRLRIDDCKPALLVTNSEKAPLARGVEGLRVIVADEGLLDDIAHYPPRYEPKTKASDMAVFQYTSGTTRELPEAVKHTHRSLVTLMFAALYGTGIRPGDEFFCPSSPAWGHGLWHGTLAPLGLGVATGTFAGRFDAVRLMKALQDYGITNMSAAATHYRMMKNSEAADGFRFAIRKLSYTGEPIDPATLEFIDRTFHVPACSMYGTTEIGVVLVNYPGAEDYAVKPGSLGKAVPGQKLQVQAPDGTPSAPGEIGELMLWRRDRWETTKDLAKIDEDGYFYHCGRADDVIISAGWTMSAVEIENTMLKHPDVKECAVIGAPDATRGLVVKAFVVSDRTPDAEFVRELQTFTRERLAQHEFPRLVEFAAELPKTPAGKVHRKILRDREAAAAAALAN; this comes from the coding sequence ATGGTGAAGCTGACCGAACTGACGCGCTACGCAGACGCCCAGGCTCATGCCGACATGACGGCGCTGTGGGACCTGTTCGACGGCGACCGCGACGTGCTGAACATCGCCAACGAATGCATCACCCGTCACGCCGATGGCAGCGGCCGTCCCGCGGTGCGCATCGCCCATGCCGATGGCCGCGACGAGATCCTGAGCTTCGACGCGATTTCGGCCGGCGCGGCGCGCTTCGCCCACTGGCTCGACGCCAACGGCATCGTGCCGGGCGACCGCATCGCCTTCATGCTCGAACCGTCGCTGCCCTTTTATGTCTGCCTGTTCGGCGCGATGCAGACCGGCGCGATCAGCGTGCCGCTGTTCACGCTGTTCGGACCGGACGCGCTGCGGCTGCGGATCGACGACTGCAAGCCTGCGTTGCTGGTGACCAATTCGGAAAAGGCGCCGCTGGCGCGCGGGGTCGAGGGGCTGCGCGTGATCGTGGCCGACGAAGGCCTGCTCGACGACATCGCGCATTATCCGCCGCGCTACGAGCCGAAGACCAAGGCCAGCGACATGGCGGTGTTTCAGTACACGTCGGGCACCACACGCGAACTGCCCGAAGCGGTGAAGCACACCCACCGATCGCTGGTGACACTGATGTTCGCTGCGCTTTACGGCACCGGCATCCGGCCGGGCGATGAGTTCTTCTGCCCCTCATCGCCGGCATGGGGCCACGGCCTGTGGCACGGCACGCTGGCGCCGCTGGGGCTGGGCGTGGCCACAGGCACCTTTGCCGGGCGGTTCGACGCGGTGCGGCTGATGAAAGCGCTGCAGGATTACGGCATCACCAACATGTCGGCCGCGGCGACGCATTATCGGATGATGAAGAATTCGGAGGCCGCCGATGGCTTCCGCTTCGCGATCCGCAAGCTTTCCTACACCGGCGAACCGATCGACCCGGCGACGCTGGAGTTCATCGACCGCACCTTCCACGTTCCCGCGTGCAGCATGTACGGCACGACCGAGATTGGCGTGGTGCTGGTCAATTATCCGGGCGCCGAGGATTATGCGGTGAAGCCCGGTTCGCTCGGCAAGGCGGTGCCGGGGCAGAAATTGCAGGTGCAGGCGCCCGACGGCACGCCGTCGGCCCCCGGCGAGATCGGCGAGCTGATGCTGTGGCGGCGCGACCGCTGGGAGACGACCAAGGACCTCGCGAAGATCGACGAGGACGGATATTTCTATCACTGCGGCCGCGCCGACGACGTGATCATCTCCGCCGGCTGGACGATGAGCGCGGTCGAAATCGAAAACACCATGCTCAAGCATCCCGATGTGAAGGAGTGCGCCGTGATCGGCGCGCCCGACGCGACGCGCGGGCTGGTGGTGAAGGCGTTCGTGGTCAGCGACCGCACGCCCGACGCCGAGTTCGTCAGGGAACTCCAGACCTTCACGCGCGAGCGGCTGGCCCAGCATGAATTCCCGCGCCTCGTCGAATTTGCGGCCGAACTGCCCAAGACGCCTGCGGGCAAGGTCCACCGCAAGATCCTGCGCGATCGCGAAGCTGCCGCGGCAGCCGCGCTCGCCAACTGA
- a CDS encoding MaoC family dehydratase N-terminal domain-containing protein encodes MATTLEKPGNRFPKITEEGLDDLRKRIGVKIENTVEPWNYEATRDAIRHYAHGIGDDNPLWCDPAYAEKTKHGSLVALPSFLFTTSRIISGYCGGLSGVHAMWAGADWTWHKPVLRNDVIRTEAYLKDLVEHQTKFAGRSFQQIYHVDFFNQSGDKVAEGDSWVFRTDRDEARERGTKYTEARGRVEQYTEEELAEFTRLYQEEEIRGSNPRYWEDVNVGDTLPRMMKGPMTVTGFICYAQGWGGLYIRANKLANQMQQAHPGLGIRNRFNVPDCPERVHWDEAFALEVGAPGAYDYGPERCSWLTHHVTNWIGDDGFLTKSKCQIRRHNPDGDAIYIDGSVVRKFEENGKKYVEISQQATTHRGEVSAFGSAIAELPSRG; translated from the coding sequence ATGGCAACCACACTCGAAAAACCCGGCAACCGTTTCCCGAAGATCACCGAGGAAGGTCTGGACGACCTGCGCAAGCGTATCGGCGTGAAGATCGAGAACACGGTCGAGCCGTGGAACTATGAAGCGACCCGCGACGCGATCCGCCACTATGCGCACGGTATCGGCGACGATAATCCCCTGTGGTGTGATCCGGCCTATGCCGAGAAGACCAAGCATGGCTCGCTGGTCGCGCTGCCCAGCTTCCTGTTCACCACCAGCCGGATCATCTCGGGCTATTGCGGCGGCTTGTCCGGCGTCCACGCGATGTGGGCCGGCGCCGACTGGACCTGGCACAAGCCGGTGCTGCGCAACGACGTGATCCGCACCGAAGCGTATCTGAAGGATCTGGTCGAGCATCAGACCAAGTTCGCCGGTCGCAGCTTCCAGCAGATCTACCATGTCGATTTCTTCAACCAGTCGGGCGACAAGGTTGCCGAGGGCGACAGCTGGGTGTTCCGCACCGATCGCGACGAAGCGCGCGAGCGTGGCACGAAGTACACCGAGGCTCGCGGCCGCGTTGAGCAATACACCGAGGAAGAGCTCGCCGAATTCACCCGCCTGTATCAGGAAGAGGAAATTCGCGGTTCCAATCCCCGCTATTGGGAAGACGTGAATGTCGGCGACACGCTGCCGCGGATGATGAAGGGGCCGATGACGGTCACCGGCTTCATCTGCTACGCGCAGGGATGGGGCGGTCTCTATATCCGCGCGAACAAGCTGGCGAACCAGATGCAGCAGGCGCATCCGGGGCTGGGCATCCGCAATCGCTTCAACGTGCCGGATTGCCCCGAGCGCGTGCATTGGGACGAAGCGTTCGCGCTCGAAGTCGGCGCGCCGGGCGCTTATGATTATGGTCCCGAACGTTGCAGCTGGCTGACCCACCATGTCACCAACTGGATCGGCGACGATGGGTTCCTGACCAAGTCGAAGTGCCAGATCCGTCGTCACAATCCGGATGGCGACGCGATCTATATCGACGGTTCGGTGGTCCGCAAGTTCGAGGAAAACGGCAAGAAATATGTCGAGATCAGCCAGCAGGCGACGACGCATCGCGGCGAAGTCTCGGCATTCGGCAGCGCCATCGCCGAACTGCCCAGCCGGGGCTGA
- a CDS encoding 3'(2'),5'-bisphosphate nucleotidase CysQ, protein MTDAELAAHLAETAGRILLAVRDSGVFSAKALGKAGDQTANQFLVHALREARPDDGLLSEEVKCDGARLGMSRVWIIDPVDGTREYGEARPDWAVHVGLSIDGEPAIGAVALPGLGVTLCTGKPAPLAPANATLRMLVSRTRPAAEAVAVAEAMGAELVGMGSAGAKAMAVVRGEADIYLHTGGQYEWDNCAPAAVAKATGLHVSRADGAPLRYNNEDPYLPDLLICRPELAERVLGHFRALVLS, encoded by the coding sequence ATGACCGACGCCGAACTCGCCGCGCACCTCGCCGAAACCGCCGGCCGCATCCTGCTGGCCGTGCGCGATAGCGGCGTCTTCTCGGCAAAGGCGCTGGGCAAGGCGGGCGACCAGACCGCGAACCAGTTCCTCGTCCATGCCCTGCGCGAAGCCCGGCCGGACGACGGCCTGCTCTCCGAAGAGGTGAAGTGCGACGGCGCGCGGCTCGGCATGTCCCGCGTGTGGATCATCGATCCGGTCGATGGCACCCGCGAATATGGCGAGGCACGGCCCGACTGGGCGGTCCATGTCGGCCTCTCGATCGACGGCGAACCCGCGATCGGCGCGGTCGCCCTGCCCGGCCTCGGCGTGACGCTCTGCACCGGCAAGCCCGCTCCCCTCGCGCCCGCCAACGCTACGCTCCGTATGCTGGTCAGCCGCACCCGCCCCGCCGCCGAAGCCGTCGCGGTGGCCGAAGCGATGGGTGCGGAACTGGTCGGCATGGGCTCGGCCGGCGCGAAGGCGATGGCGGTCGTACGCGGCGAGGCCGACATCTATCTCCACACCGGCGGGCAATATGAATGGGACAATTGCGCCCCCGCCGCCGTGGCGAAGGCAACCGGCCTGCATGTGAGCCGGGCAGATGGCGCACCGCTGCGTTACAACAATGAAGACCCGTATCTGCCCGATCTGCTGATCTGCCGCCCCGAACTGGCGGAGCGGGTGCTGGGGCATTTCCGGGCGCTGGTGCTCAGCTAA
- a CDS encoding CaiB/BaiF CoA-transferase family protein, producing MTDPATPAWAGPLAGIRVLDFTRVLAGPSASLALADLGAEVIKVEPPAHGDETRQFPPLRDGESHYFLSVNRGKKSIVIDLKAEEGLALARDLAAKCDVLIENYRPGVMDRLGLGYETLSAINPGLIYCAISGYGMTGPLRDRPSFDIVLQAMSGALSVNGEPGTMPTKLGIPLGDLMGGVNGPIAILGALHERHATGRGRLIDISLMDGLIGMLGYIAQLAFFTGQDPTPQGSQHPNLVPYGIFPASDGSIVVACLTNGFWARVCAALGTPQHVDDVRFATIEARRDNREAVNAIVSAFTREHKVADLVGIFTEHQVPHAPILGVQEALSQPQAVAREMVVETDHKVLGKIPIVNRSIRYAGAQQPVPEAPPVLGQHSDAILADVLGLSPERIAALRAAGVVS from the coding sequence ATGACCGATCCCGCGACGCCGGCCTGGGCCGGACCCCTTGCGGGCATCCGCGTGCTCGATTTCACGCGCGTTCTGGCAGGCCCTTCGGCTTCGCTCGCGCTGGCCGATCTGGGGGCGGAGGTCATCAAGGTCGAGCCGCCCGCGCATGGCGACGAGACCCGCCAGTTCCCGCCGCTGCGCGATGGCGAGAGCCATTATTTCCTCAGCGTAAATCGCGGCAAGAAGAGCATCGTCATCGACCTGAAAGCCGAGGAAGGGCTGGCGCTGGCCCGCGACCTCGCGGCGAAGTGCGATGTGCTGATCGAGAATTACCGGCCCGGCGTGATGGACCGGTTGGGGCTGGGCTATGAGACGCTGTCGGCGATCAATCCCGGCCTGATCTATTGCGCGATCTCGGGATACGGCATGACCGGCCCCTTACGCGACCGCCCCTCGTTCGACATCGTGCTGCAGGCCATGTCGGGCGCGCTGAGCGTCAATGGCGAGCCGGGGACGATGCCGACCAAGCTGGGCATTCCGCTGGGCGACCTGATGGGCGGCGTGAACGGACCCATCGCGATCCTCGGCGCCCTGCATGAGCGGCATGCGACCGGGCGAGGGCGGCTGATCGACATCAGCCTGATGGACGGGCTGATCGGGATGCTCGGCTATATCGCGCAGCTCGCCTTCTTTACCGGGCAGGACCCGACGCCGCAGGGATCGCAGCATCCCAATCTGGTGCCGTACGGCATCTTCCCGGCGAGCGACGGTTCGATCGTGGTGGCGTGCCTGACCAACGGGTTCTGGGCGCGGGTATGCGCGGCGCTGGGGACGCCGCAGCATGTCGACGATGTGCGCTTCGCCACGATCGAGGCACGGCGCGACAATCGCGAGGCGGTCAACGCGATCGTCTCGGCATTCACCCGCGAGCATAAAGTCGCCGATCTCGTCGGGATCTTCACCGAGCATCAGGTGCCGCACGCACCGATCCTCGGTGTGCAGGAAGCGCTGTCCCAGCCTCAGGCCGTGGCGCGCGAGATGGTGGTCGAGACCGACCACAAGGTGCTGGGCAAGATCCCGATCGTGAACCGATCGATCCGCTACGCCGGCGCGCAACAGCCGGTGCCCGAAGCGCCGCCGGTGCTGGGGCAGCATAGCGACGCGATTCTGGCGGACGTGCTCGGCCTGTCGCCCGAGCGGATCGCGGCGCTGCGCGCGGCTGGGGTGGTTAGCTGA
- a CDS encoding zinc-binding dehydrogenase produces the protein MRLLTIHDVDDVRLDDYARPEPGPRDVVIRMKAVGICGSDLSYIKNGGIPGPGKPTPLGHEGAGELMFVGSEVTGVAVGQPVIVNPMMTPSYIGSGGPEGAFTEELLVREARLGASLLPIPEGISYEIAAMCEPLAVALHGVNRAQAKAGDRIVIYGCGPIGLGMILWAVDRGCKDVIALDLAEERLERARALGAHTINPATENAAARIKAIHGTEKVFGREKAGTDAFIDAAGAPSILGDVVMLAKTHARHVITAAYLKPIELPAGPMLTTEMTITTAVGYPSEMPDVIAAMPRLKDKIASLISHTLPFDRVLEGLEIAATSQSAKVMIGFDA, from the coding sequence ATGCGCCTGCTCACGATCCATGACGTCGACGATGTCCGGCTCGACGATTACGCGCGGCCCGAGCCGGGGCCGCGCGACGTCGTGATCCGGATGAAGGCCGTGGGCATCTGCGGCAGCGACCTGAGCTATATCAAGAATGGCGGCATCCCCGGCCCGGGCAAGCCGACGCCGCTGGGCCATGAGGGCGCGGGCGAACTGATGTTCGTCGGCAGCGAAGTCACCGGCGTCGCGGTCGGCCAGCCCGTCATCGTCAATCCGATGATGACCCCCAGCTATATCGGCAGCGGCGGCCCCGAAGGCGCCTTTACCGAGGAATTGCTGGTGCGCGAGGCGCGGCTGGGCGCGAGCCTGCTCCCCATCCCCGAGGGGATTTCGTACGAGATCGCCGCGATGTGCGAGCCGCTGGCGGTGGCGCTGCATGGCGTCAACCGCGCACAGGCCAAGGCGGGCGACCGGATCGTCATCTATGGCTGCGGCCCGATCGGCCTCGGCATGATCCTGTGGGCCGTAGATCGCGGCTGCAAGGACGTGATCGCGCTCGATCTGGCCGAGGAGCGCCTGGAACGCGCACGGGCGCTCGGTGCGCACACGATCAACCCCGCGACCGAAAACGCCGCCGCGAGGATCAAGGCCATCCACGGCACCGAGAAGGTGTTCGGCCGCGAGAAGGCCGGGACCGACGCGTTCATCGACGCGGCCGGCGCGCCATCGATCCTCGGCGACGTGGTGATGCTGGCCAAGACCCATGCCCGCCACGTCATCACCGCCGCCTATCTCAAGCCGATCGAGCTGCCTGCGGGGCCGATGCTCACCACCGAGATGACCATCACCACCGCGGTCGGCTACCCCAGCGAAATGCCCGACGTCATCGCAGCGATGCCGCGCCTGAAGGACAAGATCGCGAGCCTCATCAGCCACACCCTACCCTTCGACCGTGTGCTGGAGGGATTGGAGATCGCCGCCACATCGCAATCGGCCAAGGTCATGATCGGATTCGACGCATGA
- a CDS encoding IclR family transcriptional regulator translates to MIDRNSRPDRELADTLKSSKVPAIARAAAVMRLLGKSETPLGVQVIARELGLVPSTCLYVLRALAEEELVAFDPDTKRYSLEAGVLTLARQWLRRSQFADLAQPVIDRLCRTFDVTMLGVQIFGLDHMVVVALSQSGQNFQLSAQIGSRFPALISATGRCIAAFGGYSESELEPPFRALRWDEPPAFEQWMAEVVEARTKGFAVDDGNYIAGATVVSAPVWKAPGKPSHALVATVIGGGSRRERLGELSEALVEGAQTLTLQLGGDRSG, encoded by the coding sequence ATGATTGATCGAAACAGCCGCCCCGACCGCGAACTCGCCGACACGCTGAAGAGCAGCAAAGTCCCCGCCATCGCGCGCGCGGCAGCAGTGATGCGGCTGTTGGGGAAGAGCGAAACGCCGCTCGGTGTACAGGTGATCGCGCGCGAACTGGGACTGGTGCCCAGCACCTGCCTCTATGTGCTGCGCGCACTGGCGGAGGAGGAACTGGTCGCCTTCGATCCCGACACCAAACGCTATTCGCTCGAAGCCGGCGTGCTCACCCTCGCCCGGCAATGGCTCCGCCGCAGCCAGTTTGCCGATCTCGCCCAGCCGGTGATCGACCGCCTCTGCCGCACCTTCGACGTGACGATGCTCGGCGTGCAGATCTTCGGGCTGGATCACATGGTAGTCGTCGCGCTGTCGCAGTCGGGCCAGAATTTCCAGCTGAGCGCCCAGATCGGCAGCCGCTTCCCCGCGCTGATCAGCGCCACCGGCCGCTGCATCGCTGCGTTCGGCGGCTATTCCGAATCCGAGCTGGAACCGCCCTTCCGCGCGCTGCGCTGGGACGAGCCGCCGGCGTTCGAGCAATGGATGGCCGAAGTCGTCGAGGCCCGCACGAAGGGATTCGCGGTCGATGACGGCAATTATATTGCCGGGGCGACGGTGGTCTCCGCGCCGGTGTGGAAAGCGCCGGGCAAACCCAGCCACGCGCTGGTCGCCACCGTCATCGGCGGCGGCTCGCGCCGGGAACGGCTCGGCGAACTGTCCGAAGCCCTGGTCGAAGGGGCGCAGACGCTGACCCTGCAACTCGGCGGCGACCGCTCAGGCTGA
- the cysD gene encoding sulfate adenylyltransferase subunit CysD has protein sequence MTRTLTHLERLEAESIHIMREVVSETERPVMLYSVGKDSAVMLHLARKAFYPSPPPFPLLHVDTSWKFKAMYELRDRMARESGMELLVYHNPEAEARGINPFRHGPLHTDMWKTEGLKQALDKYGFDAAFGGARRDEEKSRAKERIFSFRTASHAWDPKNQRPELWNLYNARKAKGESIRVFPISNWTELDIWQYIQLNDIPIVPLYFSAPRPTYEQDGQLFMADDIERMEQVLGHRPEIVERSIRFRTLGCFPLTGAVESTAATLSAVIQEMLLTTTSERQGRVIDKDGGDASMEKKKQEGYF, from the coding sequence ATGACCCGAACGCTTACCCATCTCGAACGGCTCGAAGCCGAGAGCATCCACATCATGCGCGAAGTCGTGTCCGAGACCGAGCGGCCGGTGATGCTCTATTCGGTCGGCAAGGACAGCGCGGTGATGCTCCACCTCGCGCGCAAGGCATTCTACCCCTCGCCCCCGCCCTTCCCGCTGCTTCATGTCGATACAAGCTGGAAGTTCAAGGCGATGTACGAACTGCGCGACCGCATGGCGCGCGAGAGCGGCATGGAGTTGCTCGTCTATCACAACCCCGAAGCCGAGGCGCGCGGGATCAACCCGTTCCGGCACGGCCCGCTCCACACCGATATGTGGAAGACCGAGGGGCTGAAACAGGCACTCGACAAATATGGCTTCGACGCGGCGTTCGGCGGCGCGCGGCGCGACGAGGAGAAGAGCCGGGCCAAGGAGCGCATCTTCTCGTTCCGCACCGCCAGCCATGCCTGGGACCCGAAGAACCAGCGGCCCGAATTGTGGAACCTCTACAATGCCCGCAAGGCGAAGGGCGAAAGCATCCGCGTCTTCCCGATCTCGAATTGGACCGAGCTCGACATCTGGCAGTATATCCAGTTGAACGACATCCCGATCGTCCCCCTCTATTTCAGCGCGCCGCGCCCGACCTACGAGCAGGACGGGCAGCTGTTCATGGCCGACGACATCGAGCGCATGGAACAGGTGCTGGGCCACCGCCCGGAGATCGTCGAACGCTCGATCCGCTTCCGCACGCTCGGCTGCTTCCCGCTGACCGGCGCGGTGGAAAGCACCGCCGCGACGCTGAGCGCAGTCATCCAGGAAATGCTGCTGACCACGACCAGCGAGCGTCAGGGCCGCGTCATCGACAAGGATGGCGGCGATGCCAGCATGGAGAAGAAGAAGCAGGAGGGGTATTTTTGA
- the cysN gene encoding sulfate adenylyltransferase subunit CysN, translating to MTTKDSAYHTDALIAEDIDAYLDQHQHKSLLRFITCGSVDDGKSTLIGRLLYDSKMIFEDQLAALEADSKRVGTQGQEIDFALLVDGLAAEREQGITIDVAYRFFATEKRKFIVADTPGHEQYTRNMVTGASTADLAVILIDARKGVLTQTRRHSYLTHLIGIRHIVLAVNKMDLVGYDQTRFDEIVADYRAFATSIGIDAFTAIPISGFKGDNITVRSPNTPWYSGIPLIEHLETVELDADAAQARPFRMPVQWVNRPNLDFRGFSGLIANGTVKPGDAVRVLPSGKTSTVTRIVTLDGDLDEAVAGQSVTLCFADEIDCSRGNVIAAADSPPQAADQFESTIVWMDDEALIPGRAYWLKLGTQMVSATVQEPKYTINVNTMEHLAAKTLELNAIGVAEITADKQIVFEPYADSPGLGGFILIDKLSNRTVSAGMLNFSLRRAQNVHWQPTDIGREQHAAMKNQKPRVLWFTGLSGSGKSTIANEVEKSLALMNRHTFLLDGDNVRHGMNKDLGFTEADRIENIRRVGEMAKLMADAGLIVLTAFISPFRAEREMVRAMLPEGEFIEIFVDTPLAVAEARDVKGLYKKARAGELANFTGIDSPYEPPEHPEIRVNTVEMTPAEAAEHIIRRIMPLK from the coding sequence ATGACGACCAAAGATTCCGCCTACCATACCGACGCCCTCATCGCCGAGGACATCGACGCCTATCTCGACCAGCACCAGCACAAGTCGCTGCTCCGCTTCATCACCTGCGGATCGGTCGACGACGGAAAATCCACGCTTATCGGGCGCTTGCTCTACGATTCGAAGATGATCTTCGAGGATCAGCTCGCCGCGCTCGAAGCGGATTCTAAGCGGGTCGGGACGCAGGGGCAGGAGATCGATTTCGCCCTCCTCGTCGATGGCCTCGCCGCCGAGCGCGAACAGGGCATCACCATCGACGTCGCCTATCGCTTCTTCGCGACGGAGAAACGCAAGTTCATCGTCGCCGACACGCCGGGGCATGAGCAGTACACCCGCAACATGGTCACCGGCGCCTCGACCGCCGACTTGGCGGTGATCCTGATCGATGCGCGCAAGGGCGTACTTACCCAGACGCGGCGGCACAGCTATCTCACCCACCTGATCGGCATCCGGCACATCGTTCTCGCGGTGAACAAGATGGATCTGGTCGGCTACGACCAGACCCGCTTCGACGAGATCGTCGCCGACTATAGAGCCTTCGCGACTTCGATCGGGATCGATGCGTTCACCGCGATCCCCATCTCGGGTTTCAAGGGCGACAACATCACTGTACGCTCGCCCAACACGCCCTGGTATTCGGGCATCCCGCTGATCGAGCATCTCGAAACGGTCGAGCTCGACGCCGATGCGGCACAGGCCCGGCCATTCCGGATGCCGGTGCAATGGGTCAACCGGCCGAACCTCGACTTCCGCGGCTTCTCCGGCCTGATCGCCAACGGCACGGTGAAGCCCGGCGACGCCGTCCGCGTGCTGCCCTCGGGCAAGACCTCGACCGTCACCCGGATCGTCACCCTGGATGGCGACCTCGACGAAGCCGTTGCCGGCCAGTCGGTCACGCTCTGCTTCGCCGACGAGATCGATTGCTCGCGCGGCAACGTCATCGCCGCCGCCGACAGCCCGCCACAGGCCGCCGACCAGTTCGAATCCACCATCGTGTGGATGGACGACGAAGCGCTGATCCCCGGCCGCGCCTATTGGCTCAAGCTCGGCACCCAGATGGTCTCCGCGACGGTTCAGGAACCGAAATACACCATCAACGTCAACACGATGGAGCATCTTGCTGCAAAGACGCTCGAACTCAATGCGATCGGCGTGGCGGAAATCACCGCCGACAAGCAGATCGTGTTCGAGCCTTATGCGGACTCGCCCGGCCTCGGCGGCTTCATCCTGATCGACAAGCTCAGCAACCGCACCGTCTCCGCAGGGATGCTGAATTTCAGCCTGCGCCGCGCGCAGAATGTCCATTGGCAGCCGACCGACATCGGCCGCGAACAACATGCGGCGATGAAGAACCAGAAGCCGCGCGTGCTGTGGTTCACCGGCCTCTCCGGTTCGGGCAAATCGACCATCGCAAACGAAGTCGAGAAGAGCCTGGCGCTGATGAACCGCCACACCTTCCTGCTCGACGGCGACAATGTCCGCCACGGCATGAACAAGGATCTCGGCTTCACCGAAGCGGACCGGATCGAGAATATCCGCCGCGTCGGCGAGATGGCGAAGCTGATGGCGGATGCGGGGCTGATCGTGCTGACCGCTTTCATCTCCCCCTTCCGCGCCGAGCGCGAAATGGTCCGCGCGATGCTGCCCGAGGGCGAGTTCATCGAGATCTTCGTCGATACCCCGCTCGCGGTCGCCGAGGCTCGCGACGTGAAGGGGCTGTACAAAAAGGCCCGCGCAGGCGAACTGGCCAACTTCACCGGCATCGACAGCCCGTACGAACCGCCCGAACATCCCGAAATCCGGGTCAACACGGTCGAGATGACGCCTGCCGAAGCCGCCGAACATATCATCCGCAGGATCATGCCCCTCAAATGA
- a CDS encoding MBL fold metallo-hydrolase: MSEQKPALAGLVRAGDAQAEAVAITDFIFMAKDISNAYLVTTGDGDLLVNTGFMDNADRNVALFAPYRTGPLRRIVLTQSHADHFGGLDAFREDGTQVIAGPGFVENWADMKRLQPFFGPRSGKLWGGTLKRGSTPKPPPEVVPDVIVDRSYAFEQGGRRFEVIHTPEGEATDGVTVWLPDEKIAFTGNLFGPVFLSMPFLCTIRGDKPRSVRQYLKSLETVRALGAELLVTGHGDPIAGKDRIAADLDRMHAAVAWVRDYTLAGMNAGTTVHQLMRDVALPEELKIGEFHGKVSWAVRTIWEEYAGWFRYEEGTTGLYGVPRSAVNADLAELAGNDALVARAQAHLDTGKPLEAIHLLDIIPEHRDAIVVKKAALEQLLAKSGGSNLSETMWLKAEIAAAEGKLA, encoded by the coding sequence ATGAGCGAGCAGAAACCCGCCCTTGCCGGGCTGGTCCGCGCGGGCGACGCGCAGGCCGAAGCGGTGGCGATCACCGACTTCATCTTCATGGCGAAGGATATTTCCAACGCCTATCTGGTCACCACCGGCGACGGCGATCTGCTGGTCAACACCGGCTTCATGGACAATGCCGATCGCAACGTCGCGCTGTTTGCCCCGTATCGCACCGGCCCGCTGCGCCGCATCGTCCTGACCCAGAGCCATGCCGATCATTTCGGCGGGCTGGATGCGTTCCGCGAAGACGGCACCCAAGTCATCGCCGGCCCCGGTTTCGTCGAGAACTGGGCCGATATGAAGCGGCTCCAGCCCTTTTTCGGCCCCCGCAGCGGCAAGCTGTGGGGCGGCACGCTCAAGCGCGGCTCGACACCCAAGCCGCCGCCCGAAGTCGTGCCGGATGTGATCGTCGATCGCAGCTACGCCTTCGAACAGGGCGGCCGCCGGTTCGAGGTAATCCACACCCCCGAAGGCGAAGCGACCGATGGCGTGACGGTATGGCTGCCCGACGAGAAGATCGCTTTCACCGGCAATCTGTTCGGCCCGGTATTTCTCTCGATGCCTTTCCTCTGCACCATCCGTGGCGACAAGCCGCGCTCGGTGCGGCAATATCTGAAGTCGCTGGAGACGGTCCGCGCGCTGGGGGCCGAATTGCTCGTCACCGGTCATGGCGATCCGATCGCGGGCAAGGACCGCATCGCCGCCGATCTGGACAGGATGCACGCTGCCGTCGCGTGGGTGCGCGACTATACGCTGGCAGGCATGAACGCCGGGACGACCGTCCATCAGTTGATGCGTGACGTAGCGCTGCCCGAAGAGCTGAAGATCGGCGAATTCCACGGCAAGGTCAGCTGGGCCGTGCGCACCATCTGGGAAGAATATGCCGGCTGGTTCCGCTACGAAGAGGGCACCACCGGCCTCTACGGCGTGCCGCGCTCGGCGGTAAATGCCGACCTCGCCGAACTGGCGGGCAACGACGCGCTGGTCGCCCGCGCGCAGGCGCATCTCGACACGGGCAAGCCGCTGGAAGCGATCCACCTGCTCGACATCATCCCCGAACACCGCGACGCGATCGTCGTGAAGAAGGCCGCACTCGAACAATTGCTGGCGAAATCCGGCGGATCGAACCTGTCCGAAACCATGTGGCTCAAGGCGGAAATCGCCGCAGCCGAAGGCAAACTCGCATGA